The proteins below are encoded in one region of Drosophila santomea strain STO CAGO 1482 chromosome 3R, Prin_Dsan_1.1, whole genome shotgun sequence:
- the LOC120454700 gene encoding aminopeptidase N isoform X2 yields the protein MEGGYVNEGGQLKTKNGQKYVFNGPPSGVYVSKACLIIAAFITVLALLFTIAITYFVTRQGLNPKEVTPSCITADHHDANGTPIQTAGWVSINSPPPLDAATPTPMPSPTPTPRTTPTITTTTLATSMFASSARPETRMVDPKVGDIPALEPPAEVEDNTTKPINRPLKLYEGWRPLHYSLLIEPSVETSTSNGSLTIEIERDVAKVTSWEPIVLDVHNVSISNVRVIRALSDSASNASEEQDLDFDSDYGEDNATFVINLGKALAAENQLRVLLSLDFVSQVTDTLQGVYKTSYTSPDTKHEEWMISTQFSPVDARRAFPCFDRPDMKANFSISIVRPAQFRMALSNMPRSSTTRHRRGFTRDDFQTTPKMPTYLVAFIVSNMVDSRLASEDSGMTPRVEIWTRPQFVGMTHYAYKMVRKFLPYYEDFFGIKNKLPKIDLVSVPDFGFAAMENWGLITFRDSALLVPEDLQLASSSEHMQVVAGIIAHELAHQWFGNLVTPKWWDDLWLKEGFACYMSYKALEHAHPEFQSMDTLTMLEFKESMEHDADNTSHAISFDVRSTNDVRRIFDPISYSKGTILLRMLNSIVGDVAFRSATRDLLKKFAYGNVDRDDLWAMLTHHGHEEGTLPKDLSVKQIMDSWITQPGYPVVNVERRGADLVLRQERYLLPSKNTADLSTWFIPITFETDELRKGDNIPTHWMRSEDEEELIVGNVFTHNSNSDNVIYLNLNRQGYYRVNYDMTSWLALKKNFSTLPRITRAQLLDDALHLSQAEYLTYDIPLTFLMELFDAVDDELLWIAAKPGLNYLIYNLKREPAYETFRAFMKFIVRPAFDHYGLHEPDNESHLQLKHRALVAYFACKFNYDRCTQKAQMKFREWMRDPKNNPIKPNLKSVIYCTSLAEGSSPEWYFAYKQYKTTTSASEKEEILTSLGCTTKPWLLSKYLNMTINPTSGILKQDGALAFRAVASNAIGHEIAFDFLQGNIKEIAEYYGDGFSTLSEMIKSLTIYMNKDYHKHQLLDLAATCRKLGLHAVESAIELALEQVNNNIYWRSHSYHSLKNFLEGIVSEFQINIF from the exons ATGGAGGGCGGTTACGTCAACGAAG GCGGTCAGCTGAAGACCAAGAATGGCCAAAAGTATGTTTTCAATGGACCTCCATCGGGGGTTTATGTTTCCAAAGCCTGTCTCATCATCGCTGCCTTCATCACCGTGCTGGCCCTACTCTTCACCATTGCCATTACCTATTTTGTGACCAGGCAGGGATTGAATCCCAAGGAAGTGACTCCCAG TTGCATCACCGCCGATCACCACGATGCGAATGGTACGCCCATCCAAACCGCCGGCTGGGTGAGCATTAATTCCCCGCCCCCCCTGGAtgcggccacgcccactccaatGCCAAgtcccacgcccacgcccagAACCACACCCACCATAACCACCACAACCTTGGCAACCAGCATGTTCGCGTCGAGTGCGAGGCCCGAAACAAGGATGGTGGATCCGAAAGTGGGTGACATTCCGGCGCTGGAGCCGCCAGCAGAAGTCGAGGATAACACGACCAAGCCCATCAATCGTCCGCTTAAACTCTACGAAGGATGGCGACCACTTCACTATAG CCTTCTGATTGAGCCAAGTGTGGAAACATCGACCAGCAATGGCAGCCTGACCATCGAGATCGAGCGGGACGTGGCCAAGGTGACCAGCTGGGAGCCCATCGTGCTCGACGTGCACAATGTGAGCATCTCCAATGTCCGGGTGATCCGCGCTCTTTCCGATTCCGCCAGCAATGCCAGCGAGGAGCAGGACTTGGATTTCGACAGCGACTACGGTGAGGATAATGCCACGTTCGTGATCAATCTGGGCAAGGCTTTGGCGGCGGAGAACCAGCTGAGAGTGCTGCTCAGTCTGGACTTCGTCAGCCAGGTGACGGACACACTGCAGGGCGTCTACAAGACCAGCTACACCAGTCCGGACACCAAGCACGAAGA ATGGATGATAAGCACTCAATTCTCGCCCGTGGATGCCCGACGCGCTTTTCCCTGCTTCGATCGTCCGGACATGAAGGCCAACTTCTCGATCAGCATAGTCAGACCAGCGCAGTTCAGGATGGCCCTGTCCAACATGCCCAGGTCGAGCACCACTCGCCATCGCCGTGGTTTCACAAGGGACGATTTCCAGACCACGCCAAAGATGCCCACTTATCTGGTGGCTTTCATTGTGTCCAACATGGTGGATTCGCGGCTTGCCAGTGAGGACAGTGGGATGACGCCGCGTGTGGAGATCTGGACGCGACCCCAGTTCGTGGGTATGACACACTATGCGTACAAGATGGTGCGTAAGTTCCTGCCCTACTACGAGGACTTCTTTGGCATCAAGAACAAGCTGCCCAAAATCGATCTGGTGTCCGTGCCGGACTTTGGATTCGCTGCCATGGAGAACTGGGGCCTCATAACCTTCCGCGATTCGGCGCTCCTGGTGCCCGAGGATCTGCAGTTGGCCTCCTCATCGGAGCACATGCAGGTGGTGGCCGGCATCATTGCACACGAGCTGGCCCACCAGTGGTTCGGCAATCTGGTGACGCCGAAGTGGTGGGATGATCTATGGCTGAAGGAGGGCTTCGCCTGCTACATGAGCTACAAGGCACTGGAGCACGCACACCCGGAGTTCCAGAGCATGGACACGCTGACCATGCTGGAGTTCAAGGAGTCGATGGAGCACGATGCGGACAACACCTCGCACGCCATATCCTTTGATGTGCGCTCCACCAACGATGTCAGGCGGATCTTCGATCCCATCAGCTACTCCAAGGGCACCATTCTGCTGCGCATGCTCAACTCGATTGTGGGCGATGTGGCCTTCCGGTCGGCCACTCGGGATCTTCTGAAGAAGTTCGCTTATGGCAACGTGGACAGAGATGATCTGTGGGCCATGCTCACGCATCATGGTCACGAAGAGGGCACTCTGCCCAAGGATCTGAGTGTCAAGCAGATCATGGACTCGTGGATCACACAGCCCGGCTATCCGGTTGTCAATGTGGAGCGTCGTGGCGCTGATCTCGTGCTGCGCCAGGAGCGCTATTTGCTGCCCTCCAAGAACACTGCGGATCTGAGCACCTGGTTCATACCCATCACCTTCGAGACGGATGAGCTGCGCAAGGGCGACAACATACCCACGCACTGGATGAGGagcgaggatgaggaggagctCATCGTGGGCAATGTCTTCACGCataacagcaacagcgacaACGTGATCTATTTGAATCTCAACCGACAGGGTTACTATCGGGTCAACTACGATATGACCTCCTGGCTGGCGCTCAAGAAGAACTTCAGCACACTGCCCAGGATCACAAGAGCCCAGTTGCTGGACGATGCACTGCATCTGTCGCAGGCGGAATACCTTACCTACGACATACC ATTGACCTTCCTCATGGAGCTGTTCGATGCCGTGGATGATGAGCTGCTGTGGATTGCCGCCAAGCCTGGTCTCAACTATCTCATCTACAACCTGAAGCGGGAGCCTGCCTACGAGACTTTCAGG GCCTTCATGAAGTTCATCGTACGTCCCGCCTTTGATCACTATGGCCTGCATGAGCCGGACAACGAGTCGCACTTGCAACTGAAGCACCGCGCCTTGGTGGCCTACTTCGCCTGCAAGTTCAACTACGATCGCTGCACCCAAAAGGCGCAGATGAAGTTCCGCGAGTGGATGCGCGATCCCAAAAACAATCC CATTAAGCCAAATCTCAAGTCTGTGATCTACTGCACCTCCTTGGCGGAGGGCTCCTCACCGGAATGGTATTTCGCCTACAAGCAGTACAAGACAACCACCAGCGCCTCTGAGAAGGAGGAGATACTCACCTCGCTGGGCTGCACCACCAAACCCTGGCTGCTGTCCAA GTACCTCAACATGACCATCAATCCTACGTCGGGCATATTGAAACAGGATGGCGCCTTGGCCTTCCGCGCAGTGGCCTCCAATGCCATTGGTCATGAGATAGCCTTCGACTTTCTGCAGGGCAACATAAAGGAGATTGCCGAATA CTATGGCGATGGCTTCTCCACGCTGTCCGAGATGATCAAGTCGCTGACCATCTACATGAACAAGGACTACCACAAGCACCAGCTGCTGGACTTGGCCGCCACCTGCCGCAAACTGGGACTACATGCAGTGGAATCGGCCATCGAGCTGGCCCTGGAGCAGGTGAACAACAACATCTACTGGCGCAGCCACTCGTATCACAGCCTGAAGAACTTCCTCGAGGGAATTGTCAGCGAGTTCCAGATCAACATCTTTTAG
- the LOC120454700 gene encoding aminopeptidase N isoform X1 codes for MEGGYVNEEDSDAIMGVESPGGQLKTKNGQKYVFNGPPSGVYVSKACLIIAAFITVLALLFTIAITYFVTRQGLNPKEVTPSCITADHHDANGTPIQTAGWVSINSPPPLDAATPTPMPSPTPTPRTTPTITTTTLATSMFASSARPETRMVDPKVGDIPALEPPAEVEDNTTKPINRPLKLYEGWRPLHYSLLIEPSVETSTSNGSLTIEIERDVAKVTSWEPIVLDVHNVSISNVRVIRALSDSASNASEEQDLDFDSDYGEDNATFVINLGKALAAENQLRVLLSLDFVSQVTDTLQGVYKTSYTSPDTKHEEWMISTQFSPVDARRAFPCFDRPDMKANFSISIVRPAQFRMALSNMPRSSTTRHRRGFTRDDFQTTPKMPTYLVAFIVSNMVDSRLASEDSGMTPRVEIWTRPQFVGMTHYAYKMVRKFLPYYEDFFGIKNKLPKIDLVSVPDFGFAAMENWGLITFRDSALLVPEDLQLASSSEHMQVVAGIIAHELAHQWFGNLVTPKWWDDLWLKEGFACYMSYKALEHAHPEFQSMDTLTMLEFKESMEHDADNTSHAISFDVRSTNDVRRIFDPISYSKGTILLRMLNSIVGDVAFRSATRDLLKKFAYGNVDRDDLWAMLTHHGHEEGTLPKDLSVKQIMDSWITQPGYPVVNVERRGADLVLRQERYLLPSKNTADLSTWFIPITFETDELRKGDNIPTHWMRSEDEEELIVGNVFTHNSNSDNVIYLNLNRQGYYRVNYDMTSWLALKKNFSTLPRITRAQLLDDALHLSQAEYLTYDIPLTFLMELFDAVDDELLWIAAKPGLNYLIYNLKREPAYETFRAFMKFIVRPAFDHYGLHEPDNESHLQLKHRALVAYFACKFNYDRCTQKAQMKFREWMRDPKNNPIKPNLKSVIYCTSLAEGSSPEWYFAYKQYKTTTSASEKEEILTSLGCTTKPWLLSKYLNMTINPTSGILKQDGALAFRAVASNAIGHEIAFDFLQGNIKEIAEYYGDGFSTLSEMIKSLTIYMNKDYHKHQLLDLAATCRKLGLHAVESAIELALEQVNNNIYWRSHSYHSLKNFLEGIVSEFQINIF; via the exons ATGGAGGGCGGTTACGTCAACGAAG AGGATTCTGACGCCATAATGGGTGTGGAAAGTCCAG GCGGTCAGCTGAAGACCAAGAATGGCCAAAAGTATGTTTTCAATGGACCTCCATCGGGGGTTTATGTTTCCAAAGCCTGTCTCATCATCGCTGCCTTCATCACCGTGCTGGCCCTACTCTTCACCATTGCCATTACCTATTTTGTGACCAGGCAGGGATTGAATCCCAAGGAAGTGACTCCCAG TTGCATCACCGCCGATCACCACGATGCGAATGGTACGCCCATCCAAACCGCCGGCTGGGTGAGCATTAATTCCCCGCCCCCCCTGGAtgcggccacgcccactccaatGCCAAgtcccacgcccacgcccagAACCACACCCACCATAACCACCACAACCTTGGCAACCAGCATGTTCGCGTCGAGTGCGAGGCCCGAAACAAGGATGGTGGATCCGAAAGTGGGTGACATTCCGGCGCTGGAGCCGCCAGCAGAAGTCGAGGATAACACGACCAAGCCCATCAATCGTCCGCTTAAACTCTACGAAGGATGGCGACCACTTCACTATAG CCTTCTGATTGAGCCAAGTGTGGAAACATCGACCAGCAATGGCAGCCTGACCATCGAGATCGAGCGGGACGTGGCCAAGGTGACCAGCTGGGAGCCCATCGTGCTCGACGTGCACAATGTGAGCATCTCCAATGTCCGGGTGATCCGCGCTCTTTCCGATTCCGCCAGCAATGCCAGCGAGGAGCAGGACTTGGATTTCGACAGCGACTACGGTGAGGATAATGCCACGTTCGTGATCAATCTGGGCAAGGCTTTGGCGGCGGAGAACCAGCTGAGAGTGCTGCTCAGTCTGGACTTCGTCAGCCAGGTGACGGACACACTGCAGGGCGTCTACAAGACCAGCTACACCAGTCCGGACACCAAGCACGAAGA ATGGATGATAAGCACTCAATTCTCGCCCGTGGATGCCCGACGCGCTTTTCCCTGCTTCGATCGTCCGGACATGAAGGCCAACTTCTCGATCAGCATAGTCAGACCAGCGCAGTTCAGGATGGCCCTGTCCAACATGCCCAGGTCGAGCACCACTCGCCATCGCCGTGGTTTCACAAGGGACGATTTCCAGACCACGCCAAAGATGCCCACTTATCTGGTGGCTTTCATTGTGTCCAACATGGTGGATTCGCGGCTTGCCAGTGAGGACAGTGGGATGACGCCGCGTGTGGAGATCTGGACGCGACCCCAGTTCGTGGGTATGACACACTATGCGTACAAGATGGTGCGTAAGTTCCTGCCCTACTACGAGGACTTCTTTGGCATCAAGAACAAGCTGCCCAAAATCGATCTGGTGTCCGTGCCGGACTTTGGATTCGCTGCCATGGAGAACTGGGGCCTCATAACCTTCCGCGATTCGGCGCTCCTGGTGCCCGAGGATCTGCAGTTGGCCTCCTCATCGGAGCACATGCAGGTGGTGGCCGGCATCATTGCACACGAGCTGGCCCACCAGTGGTTCGGCAATCTGGTGACGCCGAAGTGGTGGGATGATCTATGGCTGAAGGAGGGCTTCGCCTGCTACATGAGCTACAAGGCACTGGAGCACGCACACCCGGAGTTCCAGAGCATGGACACGCTGACCATGCTGGAGTTCAAGGAGTCGATGGAGCACGATGCGGACAACACCTCGCACGCCATATCCTTTGATGTGCGCTCCACCAACGATGTCAGGCGGATCTTCGATCCCATCAGCTACTCCAAGGGCACCATTCTGCTGCGCATGCTCAACTCGATTGTGGGCGATGTGGCCTTCCGGTCGGCCACTCGGGATCTTCTGAAGAAGTTCGCTTATGGCAACGTGGACAGAGATGATCTGTGGGCCATGCTCACGCATCATGGTCACGAAGAGGGCACTCTGCCCAAGGATCTGAGTGTCAAGCAGATCATGGACTCGTGGATCACACAGCCCGGCTATCCGGTTGTCAATGTGGAGCGTCGTGGCGCTGATCTCGTGCTGCGCCAGGAGCGCTATTTGCTGCCCTCCAAGAACACTGCGGATCTGAGCACCTGGTTCATACCCATCACCTTCGAGACGGATGAGCTGCGCAAGGGCGACAACATACCCACGCACTGGATGAGGagcgaggatgaggaggagctCATCGTGGGCAATGTCTTCACGCataacagcaacagcgacaACGTGATCTATTTGAATCTCAACCGACAGGGTTACTATCGGGTCAACTACGATATGACCTCCTGGCTGGCGCTCAAGAAGAACTTCAGCACACTGCCCAGGATCACAAGAGCCCAGTTGCTGGACGATGCACTGCATCTGTCGCAGGCGGAATACCTTACCTACGACATACC ATTGACCTTCCTCATGGAGCTGTTCGATGCCGTGGATGATGAGCTGCTGTGGATTGCCGCCAAGCCTGGTCTCAACTATCTCATCTACAACCTGAAGCGGGAGCCTGCCTACGAGACTTTCAGG GCCTTCATGAAGTTCATCGTACGTCCCGCCTTTGATCACTATGGCCTGCATGAGCCGGACAACGAGTCGCACTTGCAACTGAAGCACCGCGCCTTGGTGGCCTACTTCGCCTGCAAGTTCAACTACGATCGCTGCACCCAAAAGGCGCAGATGAAGTTCCGCGAGTGGATGCGCGATCCCAAAAACAATCC CATTAAGCCAAATCTCAAGTCTGTGATCTACTGCACCTCCTTGGCGGAGGGCTCCTCACCGGAATGGTATTTCGCCTACAAGCAGTACAAGACAACCACCAGCGCCTCTGAGAAGGAGGAGATACTCACCTCGCTGGGCTGCACCACCAAACCCTGGCTGCTGTCCAA GTACCTCAACATGACCATCAATCCTACGTCGGGCATATTGAAACAGGATGGCGCCTTGGCCTTCCGCGCAGTGGCCTCCAATGCCATTGGTCATGAGATAGCCTTCGACTTTCTGCAGGGCAACATAAAGGAGATTGCCGAATA CTATGGCGATGGCTTCTCCACGCTGTCCGAGATGATCAAGTCGCTGACCATCTACATGAACAAGGACTACCACAAGCACCAGCTGCTGGACTTGGCCGCCACCTGCCGCAAACTGGGACTACATGCAGTGGAATCGGCCATCGAGCTGGCCCTGGAGCAGGTGAACAACAACATCTACTGGCGCAGCCACTCGTATCACAGCCTGAAGAACTTCCTCGAGGGAATTGTCAGCGAGTTCCAGATCAACATCTTTTAG